A region of the Candidatus Sysuiplasma jiujiangense genome:
CGTACTTGGCGGTATACTGCGTTCATTCGCCTTTAAATTCATGAATGGGTACGGTGCCAAAATACACTGCTAGATCCTTGTTTTCTTTATGGAAAAGAGACGAGTTCTGCCCCTCGACCGCTTTTCTACTGTTTTACCGTGAAGTACTTTCGGTAATGCATTGACGGCAAAGCACCGGATAGTTTAGCGCGCAGGCCGCCATCCTTCCGGAAGCTGATACAGACAGCCTCTGACATGGACGTTGTGTCGCTGACTGTACTGCGGCATAAGCGGCATTGTATGAAAACTGACTCGCCAACGCACTGGAATTACATTTTTCGGGTAATGCCGGAATTGCATCCGGGGGTCATCCGTACTGAAAAGAGTTATAATCAGCTGCACAGTTGCTCAACCGGTAGATTGCCATGGATTTCTCATTATCAGAGGAAGAGACGCTCTTTCAGAAGAACGTACACGACTTCCTGCGATCCAAACTGACGCCGATCGCCAGGGAGATTGACAGCAAACACAGCATTCCTGAAGAACTGCTGCACGGGATGGGCGAGATTGGCCTGCTCGGAGCGACAATTCCGGAGAAGTACGGCGGCCCGGGCGGGAGCATGACCATGGCAACGATAGGTGCGATGGAAGTCGGTGCGGCGGACCCGAGCATGGCCATGGCCGTATACTACCTCCTCGTTACCGGATGGAGCCATCTCGTGTCGAAGCTTGGAACAGAGGAACTCAGGCAATCCCTTTTGCCGAAGGTGGCCGCCGGAAGAGAATTTCTCGGCATCGCGACGACTGAGCCCGGAGGAGGCTCGGACCTCGTCGGAATGAAGACCAGTGCCCGCCGGGAGAAGGGAAAACTGGTGATAAACGGGGAAAAGATCTACATAAGCGGGGTGTCTGAGGCAAAGAGGACGGGAGGCGGGCATCTGACGCTCATGAAGACAGATCCGAAGCTCAAGCATCACGGGCTGACATTCGCATACGTGCCGATCAATTCCAGCGGGATAGAAACCACTGTCCTCGACAACATGGGAAGGATGGGGATCTCCACCGGAATAATTTCCTACAGGGACGTCGAAATACCGGAAATGAACATAATAGGCGAATACAACAGGGGCTTCTTCCATGCAATGATGGGCTTCAATTATGCCAGGACGCTTGTTTCTGCAGCATGCGTGGGTGCCGCGGAATGGGCACTGGAGACTGGTGCGGAATACATCAAAAAGAGGACAGCATTCGGTTCCCCCCTTGCGAAATACGAGGGAATCTCTTTCGAGTATGCGGATCTCGCCGTGCAGAAGGAGATGGTGAGAAACCAAGTGCTCAAGGCGGCAACACTACTTGACGGCTACGACAGGGGGAAGGATGTTTCGATGAGGGACATAAACATTGCCGTGTCCTCGTGCAAACTGACGGCACCGCCGCTTGCGCTTGAGACGGTAAAGAAGGTCATGATGTGGCACGGTGCGCTGAGTTACACGAAAGACACGTACCTGGAAATGGCGATGAGGGGCATACTGTCATATGTCGTCGGTGCCGAGGGAGCGCTCAACATAATGAAACTCGTGATAGTCAGGGAACTGCTCGGTCCGGACTACCTTCCGTACAGGTAAAGATGACACGAGAGGAGAGGCAACCGGAACATAGTGCCCGGGATTCGGGCCGGATGAGGCCGGTGTATGACAGTCTGTGCATATCCCGCATGCTGCAGAACCTCGGCAGCATACTGGAGGGAAAGACATCGGCGGTCCCCGACATATTCGGGAACTGTGCCGGAAACAGCCATGTGGTACTGCTGATTGCGGACGGAATGGGACTGCTCAATATAAAGGAGAATATCGGAAGGCTTCCCTTTCTCGATCGTCTCAACACTGAAGGGTCTCTGGGGGCAGGCACATCTGTGTTCCCGTCCACGACCGCAGCATCCATGACAAGCCTGTACACTGCCTCTGATCCCTTTTCCCACGGGCTGCTTGAATGGTACCTGTATCTTGACGAGGCGGAAATGGTGATCGAAACACTGCCGTTTTCCGCGCACAATCCGGCTGAATACGATAAATTCAGATCGCTCCATCTGGACATCAGGCTGCTTTTCGAAGGGACACCCTACACGACCAGGCTGACAGCGGAAGGCATAGAATGCACGGCGATAATGCCCCGCTCCATCAAAGACAGCGCCTACTCTTCCGCCGTTTTTCCCTCTGCAGATACCATCGGATACGATGCACTTGAGGATGTACTGCCGTTGATGAATAAGGGCGTAACAGGGAAGCATCTCACTGTAATCTACTACCCGGGAGCTGATACCGAAGGCCATGTCCACGGCCCTCTGTCTGAAAACTACCTGAAGGAGATGAGACGCGTGGACAGCTTCCTGCGTGCCTTCCGGGAAAGCGATATCCGTGGAACTTCCCTCGTGATGACAGCCGATCACGGGCAGATTGAGATGGACCCGCGTTCGATAGTCTACCTGAATGAATTCGACTGGTTCGACGATATGCTCCCGGCTGCTGCGTCGGGAAAGACGATTCCGCCTTACGGCTCGCCTAGGGATGTAATAATAAGAAGCAGGGACGCAGTGAAAATGAAGAGCATGCTTGAAAAGGAGCTAGGCGATACTGCAACCGCAGCCGAGTCGTTCCGCCTGGCCGGGGAAGGTTACTTCGGAAGAGGTAAGAGGGCCAAAGCGCTTTCGTCAAGGATGGGCGATCTGTGGCTCCTGCCCAATCCCGGCACCGGCGTATGGTACAGGCATTTCGACGATGAGGAAGTGAAGCTGAAGGGCATGCATGGCGGCCTTACGGCGGAGGAGATGCTGATTCCTGTTGCGGTGTTATAGCGCGCATGGGAGTTTTCCATTTTCACGGATGTCCCGGCACACCGTTTCAGGCTGTAAACGGCTAATTAAATAACGGTTGTGACATGATGCAACCTCACCATGACCGGCGCAAAGAAGCTTTTCGGCACAAACGGCGTGAGGGGCGTAGTCAATGATTTCCTGACACCCGGATTTGTTATGGAGATGGGCATGGCGATCGGCACCCACATGCCGGGACGCATCGCTGTTGCAACCGATACGAGAACATCGAACATAATGCTGAAAGACGCGCTGATTGCGGGCATACTTTCGACGGGCTCTCCGGTTACAGATGCCGGCATCACTCCCACTCCGGCACTCCAGTATTTTGTGAAGTCGGGCGGTTTTTCCGGAGGCGTGATCATAACGGCGTCCCACAATCCTCCACAGTTCAACGGCGTGAAGGCTGTCGCCTCCGACGGCACAGAGGCGAGCAGGGAGACTGAAAACGAGATCGAAAAGGTGTTTTACGGCCGGAACTTCAGAAAGGCCGCCTGGAATGGCGTCGGCCAATACGCCGAATACAGCTCCTGCGGCGCAGACTACATAAGCGCAATAGCCTCAAAGGTGGATTCGGGCGCCATAAGGAAGCGGAAATTCAGGGTGGTCCTCGACTGTTCAAACGGCGCGTCGTGCTACACGGCACCATATCTCATGGACATGCTCGGCGTGGAGGCAGTGACACTCAACGCCTCGCCGCTTGGAACATTTCCCGGCCATGAAAGCGAGCCGACACCGGAGAACCTGAAGGATCTTGTCAATGCGGTCAGAATCACCGGTGCGGATCTGGGCATCGCACACGACGGGGATGCCGACAGGGCGGTCTTTGTCGATGAGAAGGGTAACTACATACCGGGGGAGCTGAGCCTGGCACTGACAGCCAGGGAAATAATCAGGGAGAAGGGAGGAGGAATTGCCGTAGTGCCCGTGAGCACGCCAAGCGTCGTAGAGGAGGCCATCCGTCCGCTGAACGGCCGGACCATATACACAAAGGTTGGTTCGCCCGTCGTTGCAAGGAAAATGATGGAGACAAACGCCCTCATCGGAGGCGAGGAAAACGGCGGCATCATAAACCCCGCAATGCAGTATTGCAGAGACGGCGGCATGACTGCCGCAAAGATCCTCGAGATCGTGGCCAAATCAGGGAGCCTTTCTGAACTTACAGCCTCGCTGCCGAAGTTCCACACTGTAAAGATGAAGGTCGAAATCAGCGGAAAACAGGTGCCGGATGTCATGGCTGATGTGGAGAAGAAATCTTCTGCCAGGCGCATTGACAGAACGGACGGCATCAAACTCTTCCTGGATGACGGATGGGTGCTGGTAAGGCCGTCGGGAACGGAGCCGCTGATAAGAATATTTTCGGAAGCACGCAGTGAAAAAGCGGCAAGGGAAAACGCCGAACATTACAGGAAGCTCGTGGAAGAGATATCATCCGCATGAATGCACAACGCGACAGCCGTGCCTGTCGCAGCTGCACTGATTCAGAGGATTGTCAACAGGGTGAAAACGAAGAATGCAAAGAACGGCAATCCAGCCAGCAGCGCATACGGACTCATCCTGCCTTTCCTTATGAATGCAAACATGGCGAGGGAAACGGCTGTCGTTGCAAACACACTGACATACACCTGAATATCCAGATTCCACGGGACGAGGAACATTGCCACGCCGGGGTAGAAGGTCGCATACAGCACCTTTTCACCCACGACCGAGCCTATTGCGAGGCTGTTCTTGCCGCGGAAGGCCCACACCATGGCTGAAAGCGTTTCGGGTATTGCTGTCGCAAGCGGTATGATCAGTATTGAGACGGCAAGGGCGGAAATGCCGCTTGCTGCCGAAATAGCTGAAATTGCAGAAACCATCAGTTCGGCGCCGAAGTAGAGCAGAACAGCCGAAAGGGCAAGCTGCAGCAGAACCAGGCCGTCGCTTTTGCCGAACATTTTGAAATAGGGACGGTCCGGCTCTCCTGACGGCTCAAAGGAGACCTGTTTTCTGACGGAGTTGACATAGACAACGTACAGAACAAGGAAAAATGCACCCGTTGCATATCTGAGGAGCACTGAGTGGAAAATACCCGGCAGGAGCGTCAGGGGGAAGAGAAGAAGGACGAACAAAAACGGTATCCTCAGTGCCCGTTCAACCGGCATGCCAGTCAACCTTCTTCCTGCCGCGAAGGCGGAGATGAGTATGGAGACGAATATCAGAAAATATGCGATCGACGATATCATGAACGGCTCACCGAAGATGAGGCCGAGGCCGATCTCCGAACCGGAGACGCCGCGTCTGATGAAGACGGCGACAATGAATATGATGGACTCCGGAATGGATGTGAACAGAGGCGCGACAATGGCTCCCGTGAAGCTGTGCGACCACTTCATTACATGACTCGCATACTCGATGGCATTGACAAACAGGAGGGAAGACAGGAAAACTGCAGCGACGGACGCAACCAGAAGCAATAATGTCTCCATTCGGGCACTTGAGCGGGAAGGGGGTAATTAACAATTTAGCGCCGCGGCTCAAGGCTTACGGCTGCGGCTGAAAGGCTGTTCATAGTTCGAATATCTTCCGCATCCCCATGGAAGAAACATAGAATGTTTCTGAACCGATTACGAGTTTCGCTTTCTGCTCTTCATCAATCTTCAGATGGAATGTTTCGAATGTCTCCAGGTCCATGAGCTGAACCTCATTTCCGGAAATTGAAAGAACCTGCGCCTTCCTCTTGTCCATCTGCGGCACCTGTATCTTGTGCTTGACGGGATGCACCATGCTCCTCCTCTGGCCGTCGAAAACACCAACCGCCTCTATCCTTGCCTTCGCCTCACCATGCTTCCCGGGTTTGGAGGTTGTTATGCTGAGTATCTTGCACGGTTGATCATCAATGAGAACGTATCTTCCCTCTTTGAGTTCTCTGACTTCGGCCTGCTGCCACGACATATTAATCCCTTCTTCCCATAAGGGGGATGGTTAAATAGATTACGAATAAGGCAGCAGGCACCGGCTGCCGCAAAATGCCCGCAATGCCTGCGGAACAGTACACCTAAGAGGGGAGGCAGTGGTGCAGGCACTACTCCCGCATATCACACTTCAGTTTTTGGATCCTTTGAGGAGATCCGATACTTTCCGCTCGAACTCGGTTCTCATTTCACCGCCCCTGAAGGAGCCTCCGAAGTGATCAAGCCTGGCCGCGATGGCAATGCTTCCGGAAAGTCTTCTCGCTATCCTGCCCCTGAACTGCTTCGGCGATGAATGTATGAGAGGTTCCTGGAATATTATTCCGTGCTTGGGCGGCTTCCTCCCCCTGTTGAGATGCCTGAACAGCGCCTTTTCCGCACCTATGAGCTGTATCGTCCCCGAAGGCATGGAGCTGAGGCGCTCAAGCCCGCCGGCGCCCCTCACCAGCTTGCATGCGAGCTTTGGTCCCAGAAGCGCGGTCAGGTTCGGAAATTCCTCCGCTGCTCTGACGTCGATGAAGTTTCCGAGCTCCTCCGCCGCCCCGTCTATCCGGAGTGCGAGGGAAGCGGCCTGCATGAGCATTTCCTTTTCTCCCTCCATCAGCTCTATTCCTATCGAGTTGTCCCTGAGCGAAAGGGCCTTCTGAATTGCCTGCCTGTCCCCGTACAGGCTTATTGTCTGCAGATAATCCTTTCCCTTCAGTATGTCATACAGCTCCGGATAGTGCAGCCCGAACCAGGAATACAGCCTGACCTCGGCCGAATTTACCATTTCCTTCATTTCCTCATATGCCGTTATCGCCTCCGAAAGGTGCCTGTCGGAGCCGACCTCCTCCTTCGCCGTTTCCCTGGCGAGAATGGAAAGCGCCGAAAGGAGGAGACTGTGCTCGTATCCGTATTTTGCAGGCACGACAAATGATGTGTCGGAGACAGTCAGCCTGCCAAGCGGCGTCAGCCTGGTCTCAAGCACCTGAACCTTCCTCTTTTCCGCCAGCCTGCGCTCCTCTGGCAGGATTCTGCCCTTCTGTATGCTGACAAGGCGTTCGGCTATTTCGGCGTCCGTCCTGGGGAAGAGTATCTGAGTTACCACCCTTTTTTCATCCACAAGAAAGGTGCCAAACCACTTTGTAACGAGTATCACGGTGCATGTAAACTACTGCTGGAATAAACTTCTATCCACATTCATGCATCCGGGCGCTGCCCCTTTGCGTTCGAAATGCTGCTGTCCCCTGCCACCGGAACAACATCGTATATGTTGAATCTGGAGCAGAAACCGATGTCCTTCTCCTGGCCGACCTCGATTATCTTTGCACCCGACCTAGTGTTGCGCAGCAGCCGTTCCAGGTTCTCCCCCCTTGCACCTTTGAATGCGAGATACGCGGCCGATGCAATCTCGCTGATCCGCGCCGTGCTGTCCTTCTCCAGCAGGGAGGAGATCAGCGCACCGGCGGCTATTTCATCCTCCAGGGCGTAAAGCCTGTCTATGTACCCGGAGCATATCACCGTAAGGCGCTCATCCCTACCTGCATTCCTGGCATGAATGAATGCACCGACTGAGGAGGCATCGAGCATCGATGAGGTCAGTATACTGTATTTTGCTCCCTCCCTCTTTGCCCTGAGCGCTGCCGATATCGACTGCGTGCCGGCGGAGCTTCTGTGAACCACTGTCGCCCCCCTGAGCACCGAGCCGTCCGCACTTTCGGAAATCTGCGTGGGAGAATTGCCGAACGAGAAACCGGGGGGCATGACGCCCCTGTCCTCCCCGACAAGCACATAATCGGGATTCTCCTCTTTGAGATGTAACGCCTCGTCGACGCCCGCGACAGGTATTATTCTCTCAGCGCCGAGATGTAGCATGACGGAAATCATGCTCGTTGCACGGAATGCGTCCACAATCACAAGATAATCGCTTGCCCTCGATGTGAGTGCGCTTCCCGAGTACCATTTGAGTTCGATCGACAGTGTCAGAACGCCTCCCCCCTCTTATCCGCTTCATCCCTGAGCTTACCGAGTTCAGCCGGCCTGAATATACCATATTCAGTAATGAAACCGGTCACAAATTCCGCGGGCGTTACATCAAA
Encoded here:
- a CDS encoding acyl-CoA/acyl-ACP dehydrogenase → MDFSLSEEETLFQKNVHDFLRSKLTPIAREIDSKHSIPEELLHGMGEIGLLGATIPEKYGGPGGSMTMATIGAMEVGAADPSMAMAVYYLLVTGWSHLVSKLGTEELRQSLLPKVAAGREFLGIATTEPGGGSDLVGMKTSARREKGKLVINGEKIYISGVSEAKRTGGGHLTLMKTDPKLKHHGLTFAYVPINSSGIETTVLDNMGRMGISTGIISYRDVEIPEMNIIGEYNRGFFHAMMGFNYARTLVSAACVGAAEWALETGAEYIKKRTAFGSPLAKYEGISFEYADLAVQKEMVRNQVLKAATLLDGYDRGKDVSMRDINIAVSSCKLTAPPLALETVKKVMMWHGALSYTKDTYLEMAMRGILSYVVGAEGALNIMKLVIVRELLGPDYLPYR
- a CDS encoding alkaline phosphatase family protein, translated to MLQNLGSILEGKTSAVPDIFGNCAGNSHVVLLIADGMGLLNIKENIGRLPFLDRLNTEGSLGAGTSVFPSTTAASMTSLYTASDPFSHGLLEWYLYLDEAEMVIETLPFSAHNPAEYDKFRSLHLDIRLLFEGTPYTTRLTAEGIECTAIMPRSIKDSAYSSAVFPSADTIGYDALEDVLPLMNKGVTGKHLTVIYYPGADTEGHVHGPLSENYLKEMRRVDSFLRAFRESDIRGTSLVMTADHGQIEMDPRSIVYLNEFDWFDDMLPAAASGKTIPPYGSPRDVIIRSRDAVKMKSMLEKELGDTATAAESFRLAGEGYFGRGKRAKALSSRMGDLWLLPNPGTGVWYRHFDDEEVKLKGMHGGLTAEEMLIPVAVL
- the glmM gene encoding phosphoglucosamine mutase produces the protein MTGAKKLFGTNGVRGVVNDFLTPGFVMEMGMAIGTHMPGRIAVATDTRTSNIMLKDALIAGILSTGSPVTDAGITPTPALQYFVKSGGFSGGVIITASHNPPQFNGVKAVASDGTEASRETENEIEKVFYGRNFRKAAWNGVGQYAEYSSCGADYISAIASKVDSGAIRKRKFRVVLDCSNGASCYTAPYLMDMLGVEAVTLNASPLGTFPGHESEPTPENLKDLVNAVRITGADLGIAHDGDADRAVFVDEKGNYIPGELSLALTAREIIREKGGGIAVVPVSTPSVVEEAIRPLNGRTIYTKVGSPVVARKMMETNALIGGEENGGIINPAMQYCRDGGMTAAKILEIVAKSGSLSELTASLPKFHTVKMKVEISGKQVPDVMADVEKKSSARRIDRTDGIKLFLDDGWVLVRPSGTEPLIRIFSEARSEKAARENAEHYRKLVEEISSA
- a CDS encoding sodium:calcium antiporter — encoded protein: METLLLLVASVAAVFLSSLLFVNAIEYASHVMKWSHSFTGAIVAPLFTSIPESIIFIVAVFIRRGVSGSEIGLGLIFGEPFMISSIAYFLIFVSILISAFAAGRRLTGMPVERALRIPFLFVLLLFPLTLLPGIFHSVLLRYATGAFFLVLYVVYVNSVRKQVSFEPSGEPDRPYFKMFGKSDGLVLLQLALSAVLLYFGAELMVSAISAISAASGISALAVSILIIPLATAIPETLSAMVWAFRGKNSLAIGSVVGEKVLYATFYPGVAMFLVPWNLDIQVYVSVFATTAVSLAMFAFIRKGRMSPYALLAGLPFFAFFVFTLLTIL
- a CDS encoding translation initiation factor IF-5A, with the protein product MSWQQAEVRELKEGRYVLIDDQPCKILSITTSKPGKHGEAKARIEAVGVFDGQRRSMVHPVKHKIQVPQMDKRKAQVLSISGNEVQLMDLETFETFHLKIDEEQKAKLVIGSETFYVSSMGMRKIFEL
- a CDS encoding NOP58 family protein, which encodes MILVTKWFGTFLVDEKRVVTQILFPRTDAEIAERLVSIQKGRILPEERRLAEKRKVQVLETRLTPLGRLTVSDTSFVVPAKYGYEHSLLLSALSILARETAKEEVGSDRHLSEAITAYEEMKEMVNSAEVRLYSWFGLHYPELYDILKGKDYLQTISLYGDRQAIQKALSLRDNSIGIELMEGEKEMLMQAASLALRIDGAAEELGNFIDVRAAEEFPNLTALLGPKLACKLVRGAGGLERLSSMPSGTIQLIGAEKALFRHLNRGRKPPKHGIIFQEPLIHSSPKQFRGRIARRLSGSIAIAARLDHFGGSFRGGEMRTEFERKVSDLLKGSKN
- a CDS encoding 2-phosphosulfolactate phosphatase — protein: MDAFRATSMISVMLHLGAERIIPVAGVDEALHLKEENPDYVLVGEDRGVMPPGFSFGNSPTQISESADGSVLRGATVVHRSSAGTQSISAALRAKREGAKYSILTSSMLDASSVGAFIHARNAGRDERLTVICSGYIDRLYALEDEIAAGALISSLLEKDSTARISEIASAAYLAFKGARGENLERLLRNTRSGAKIIEVGQEKDIGFCSRFNIYDVVPVAGDSSISNAKGQRPDA